A single Paracoccus pantotrophus DNA region contains:
- a CDS encoding ABC transporter substrate-binding protein, whose product MSTPTLKVALRTYPYTEALKSGTVAVSGAKLEFEEVKPHIAAFRRMVRDLAFDACEIAPTTYIIARAYGVPIIALPVFFVRRFHHEGLVVRPGAGIEAPKDLEGKNFGVRAYSVTTGVWKRGLLQNEYGVDIDKVNWWVDDEEHVAALKLPANVRHVAEDSSLVAMMAEGKLDAACTGDAGIGRAGKPGAGWNESGPALPDDLRQLFPNAAELDREVYARNGVYPIHGTLAIKEEVLQANPGLARSLYDAFVEAKAPYLEALRAGTATGKQAEKDRKLMQIVGDDPLPYGLEANRASIEALIRYGHQQGLIPRPYKAEDMFLPF is encoded by the coding sequence ATGTCCACGCCCACCCTGAAGGTGGCCTTGCGCACCTATCCCTATACCGAGGCGCTGAAATCCGGCACGGTCGCCGTATCCGGCGCCAAGCTCGAATTCGAGGAGGTGAAGCCCCATATCGCCGCCTTCCGCCGGATGGTGCGCGACCTGGCTTTCGATGCCTGCGAAATCGCCCCCACGACCTATATCATCGCACGCGCCTATGGCGTGCCCATCATCGCCTTGCCAGTTTTCTTCGTTCGCCGCTTTCATCACGAAGGCCTGGTCGTGCGGCCGGGCGCAGGCATCGAAGCGCCGAAGGATCTGGAGGGCAAGAATTTCGGCGTCCGCGCCTATTCGGTAACTACCGGCGTCTGGAAACGCGGCCTGCTGCAAAACGAATACGGCGTCGACATCGACAAGGTGAACTGGTGGGTTGACGACGAGGAGCATGTCGCGGCGCTGAAGCTGCCCGCGAACGTCCGCCACGTTGCCGAGGATTCCTCGCTGGTCGCGATGATGGCCGAGGGCAAGCTGGATGCCGCCTGCACCGGGGATGCCGGAATCGGGCGTGCCGGCAAGCCCGGCGCGGGCTGGAACGAGAGCGGCCCTGCCCTGCCCGACGACCTGCGTCAGCTTTTCCCCAATGCCGCAGAACTTGACCGCGAAGTCTATGCCCGAAACGGCGTCTATCCGATCCACGGCACGCTGGCGATCAAGGAAGAGGTGCTGCAGGCAAATCCCGGGCTTGCCCGTTCGCTCTATGATGCCTTTGTCGAAGCCAAGGCCCCCTATCTGGAGGCGCTTCGCGCCGGCACCGCAACGGGCAAGCAGGCCGAGAAGGACCGCAAGCTGATGCAGATCGTCGGTGACGACCCGCTGCCCTATGGGCTGGAGGCAAACCGAGCCTCGATCGAGGCGCTGATCCGCTACGGCCACCAGCAAGGCCTGATCCCCCGGCCCTACAAGGCCGAAGACATGTTCCTGCCGTTCTGA
- a CDS encoding IS5-like element ISPso2 family transposase (programmed frameshift), translating into MSDLFWLTDAQMARLAPFFPRSHGKPRVDDRRVLSGIIFINRNGLRWRDAPASYGPHKTLYSRWKRWSEKGIFARMMAGLAAEHGEKTTVMIDATYLKAHRTATSMAAKKGGRGRLIGRTKGGMNTKLHAICDSQGRPIDLFVTAGQVSDYIGARALLSGLPNVKWLLGDRGYDADWFREALQDKGIRACIPGRKKRKTPIKYDKRRYKRRNRIEIMFGRLKDWRRVATRYDRCPKVFLSAIALAALVIYWL; encoded by the exons ATGAGCGATCTCTTCTGGCTGACCGACGCGCAGATGGCGCGCCTGGCTCCCTTCTTTCCCAGGTCGCACGGGAAGCCCCGGGTTGATGACAGACGGGTGCTGAGCGGGATTATTTTCATCAATCGCAATGGCTTGCGTTGGCGCGATGCGCCCGCCTCGTATGGCCCACATAAGACGCTCTACAGCCGGTGGAAGCGTTGGAGCGAAAAGGGCATCTTCGCGCGGATGATGGCCGGGCTGGCGGCGGAACACGGCGAGAAAACGACCGTGATGATCGACGCAACATACCTCAAGGCCCATCGAACGGCGACCAGCATGGCCGCCA AAAAAGGGGGGCGTGGTCGCCTGATCGGTCGAACCAAAGGCGGTATGAACACCAAGCTGCACGCCATCTGCGACAGTCAGGGGCGACCGATCGACCTGTTCGTCACCGCTGGACAGGTCAGCGATTATATCGGCGCTCGGGCCCTGCTGAGTGGTCTGCCAAACGTCAAATGGCTACTCGGGGATCGTGGCTATGACGCTGACTGGTTCAGAGAAGCGTTGCAGGACAAGGGGATACGTGCCTGCATCCCAGGCCGGAAGAAACGCAAGACGCCGATCAAATACGATAAGCGGAGATACAAGCGGCGTAACCGCATCGAGATCATGTTCGGCAGGCTCAAGGACTGGAGGCGCGTCGCGACCCGCTATGACCGATGCCCCAAGGTGTTCCTCTCAGCCATCGCCCTCGCGGCTCTCGTCATCTATTGGTTATGA
- a CDS encoding amidohydrolase family protein, with amino-acid sequence MIIDCHGHFITVPGYFRDYRNAQIADFKAGKTSDFSPAPQISDDELCEGLEKNQIRLQKERGIDMTLFSPIAGLMGHHHGNEALSRHWSRTCNDLIHRVSTLYPDRFAPVCQLPQSPGADPRGCIEELERCVVELGFVGCNLNPDPTDGYWTDPPVTDKWWYPLYEKLVELDVPAMIHVSGSCNPNFHGTGAHYLNGDTSVFMQLLLSDLFKDFPTLRMVIPHGGGAVPYHWGRYRGLANDLGRPPLAEALMNNVFFDTCVYHQPGIDLLTEVIPVRNVLFGSEMVGAVRSIDPETGHAFDDTRRYVEALELSPEDRHAIFEGNVRRVYPRLDARLKAMGKAA; translated from the coding sequence ATGATTATCGACTGCCACGGTCATTTCATCACCGTCCCGGGTTATTTCCGCGACTATCGCAATGCCCAGATCGCCGATTTCAAGGCCGGCAAGACCTCGGATTTCTCGCCCGCCCCGCAAATCTCGGATGACGAACTGTGCGAAGGGCTGGAGAAGAATCAGATCCGCCTGCAGAAGGAACGCGGCATCGACATGACGCTGTTTTCGCCCATCGCCGGGTTGATGGGACATCACCACGGCAATGAGGCGCTGAGCAGGCATTGGTCGCGCACCTGCAACGACCTGATCCATCGGGTCAGCACCCTTTACCCGGACCGGTTCGCTCCCGTCTGCCAGCTGCCGCAGAGCCCCGGCGCGGACCCCCGCGGCTGCATCGAGGAACTGGAGCGTTGCGTCGTCGAGCTGGGCTTTGTCGGCTGCAACCTCAATCCCGATCCGACCGACGGCTACTGGACCGACCCGCCGGTGACGGACAAATGGTGGTATCCGCTTTACGAGAAGCTGGTCGAGCTGGACGTGCCGGCCATGATTCATGTCTCGGGCTCGTGCAACCCGAACTTCCACGGAACGGGGGCGCATTATCTGAACGGCGACACCTCGGTCTTCATGCAGCTTCTGCTGTCGGATCTGTTCAAGGATTTTCCGACCTTGCGGATGGTGATCCCGCATGGCGGCGGCGCGGTGCCTTACCATTGGGGCCGCTATCGCGGCCTTGCCAACGACCTGGGCCGCCCGCCGCTGGCCGAGGCGCTGATGAACAACGTCTTCTTCGACACCTGCGTCTACCACCAGCCCGGCATCGACCTGCTGACCGAGGTGATCCCGGTCCGGAACGTCCTTTTCGGTTCGGAAATGGTGGGCGCGGTGCGCTCGATCGACCCCGAGACCGGCCATGCCTTCGATGACACCCGCCGTTACGTCGAGGCGCTGGAACTGTCACCCGAGGACCGGCACGCGATCTTCGAAGGCAATGTGCGCCGCGTCTATCCGCGCCTCGACGCGCGGCTGAAGGCGATGGGAAAAGCAGCATGA
- a CDS encoding thiamine pyrophosphate-binding protein gives MRGPRTAARILVDQLLLQGVDRVFCVPGESFLAVLDALHDCPEIELVTCRHEGGAAMMAEAYGKLTGRPGIVFCSRGPGATNASSGLHVAFQDSTPMIMFIGQNPRGVMTREGFQEIDYRCTFGTQAKAVLQLEDAARTAEHVTRAFQLAISGRPGPVVIPLPEDVLTEIAETADGRPTARFANEPSPEAVSAVRALLTEARRPVVMLGGSGWTGEAVAAFRRFAEDSGLPVTASFRRQDLLDNDSSSYIGELGLGPNPRLVQTMAEADLILVIGARLGEIGTNGYTIMDIPCPRQRLIHVYPGPDEIGHVYQPELGIVSDPASFALALAAGGAVRGDWDDWRKAARADFEAWTAPRTSPGAIQMCEIMAWLDESLPEDTIYTNGAGNFTVWLHRFHRYRRFGTQVAPICGSMGYGIPAALAAKFARPEASVICIAGDGDFQMTCTELATAAAHGLKIRILILNNGMLGTIRMHQERQYPARVSGTDLSKGNPDFTALAKSYGAYAERIERTEDFAPAFARAHAHDGPAVLEIMIDPEALTPAASLSQIRAASPRTN, from the coding sequence ATGAGGGGGCCGCGTACTGCCGCCCGGATCCTCGTCGACCAGCTGCTGCTGCAAGGCGTGGACCGCGTCTTCTGCGTGCCGGGCGAAAGCTTCCTCGCCGTTCTCGACGCGCTGCATGACTGCCCCGAGATCGAGCTGGTGACTTGCCGGCACGAGGGCGGGGCCGCCATGATGGCCGAGGCCTATGGAAAGCTGACCGGCCGGCCGGGCATCGTCTTCTGTTCGCGCGGCCCTGGGGCAACCAATGCCTCCTCGGGGCTGCATGTCGCCTTTCAGGACAGCACGCCGATGATCATGTTCATCGGCCAGAACCCGCGTGGGGTGATGACGCGCGAGGGGTTTCAGGAGATCGACTACCGCTGCACCTTCGGCACGCAGGCCAAGGCGGTGCTGCAGCTCGAAGATGCCGCACGGACGGCGGAACATGTCACCCGCGCCTTTCAATTGGCCATTTCCGGCCGCCCCGGTCCCGTGGTCATTCCACTGCCGGAGGACGTTCTGACCGAAATCGCCGAAACCGCCGATGGCCGCCCTACGGCGCGCTTTGCGAATGAGCCCTCGCCGGAGGCCGTGTCGGCGGTGCGGGCATTGCTGACCGAGGCGCGCCGTCCGGTCGTGATGCTGGGCGGCTCCGGCTGGACCGGCGAGGCGGTCGCCGCCTTCCGTCGCTTTGCCGAGGACAGCGGGCTGCCCGTCACCGCCTCGTTCCGGCGGCAGGATCTGCTCGACAATGACAGCAGCAGCTATATCGGGGAACTCGGCCTCGGCCCCAATCCCAGGCTTGTGCAGACGATGGCGGAGGCGGATCTGATCCTCGTCATCGGGGCGCGGTTGGGCGAGATCGGAACCAATGGCTACACGATCATGGACATTCCCTGTCCCCGGCAGCGATTGATCCATGTCTATCCCGGTCCTGATGAGATCGGCCATGTCTATCAACCCGAACTGGGCATCGTCAGCGATCCGGCAAGCTTTGCCCTGGCGCTCGCCGCGGGCGGTGCTGTCCGCGGTGATTGGGACGACTGGCGCAAGGCCGCACGCGCGGATTTCGAGGCATGGACCGCCCCTCGGACCAGCCCCGGCGCGATCCAGATGTGCGAGATCATGGCCTGGCTGGATGAGAGCCTGCCGGAGGACACGATCTACACCAACGGCGCAGGGAATTTTACCGTCTGGCTGCACCGCTTTCACCGCTATCGCCGCTTTGGCACGCAGGTCGCGCCGATCTGCGGCTCGATGGGCTACGGCATTCCGGCAGCCTTGGCCGCCAAGTTCGCCCGGCCAGAAGCCTCTGTTATTTGCATCGCAGGGGACGGCGATTTCCAGATGACCTGCACCGAGCTGGCGACGGCGGCGGCGCATGGGCTGAAAATCCGTATCCTGATCCTGAACAACGGGATGCTGGGGACGATCCGCATGCATCAGGAACGCCAGTATCCCGCCCGCGTCTCGGGCACCGATCTGTCCAAGGGGAATCCGGACTTCACGGCTCTCGCAAAGTCCTATGGCGCCTATGCCGAGCGGATCGAAAGGACCGAGGACTTCGCGCCAGCCTTTGCCCGCGCGCATGCCCATGACGGGCCGGCGGTGCTGGAGATCATGATAGACCCCGAGGCACTGACCCCGGCGGCATCCCTCAGCCAGATCCGCGCGGCCTCGCCTCGGACGAATTGA